One window of the Chryseobacterium camelliae genome contains the following:
- a CDS encoding phosphatase PAP2 family protein, translating into MIEEQKTTISPSKIKRMVKSGSGISCSLLDILTLKKRMTEKQLKIRQQAYALTLCTVVFMVVYNFCTWYASSLDHIPSFTFDFEKSIPFVPWSIIPYMAGGLFFCLVFFSCKDKYQLKILTWRMLFVIITAGIFFITIPLRFSFPKPEVSHALLRMPFSFLKTFDSPFNQSPSLHIAFAFIFWSVFKDLSKWRIFLMIWLILLGISTLTTYQHHMMDILTGAILAHLSFIIIPYRRHDPTYRNLRTANAYFLAGLIFTLAALLCHKYVGTEGLILLLPALVMIIAGYCYQKKMNQETPVAS; encoded by the coding sequence GTGATTGAAGAACAAAAAACAACTATTTCCCCTTCAAAGATAAAACGCATGGTGAAATCAGGATCAGGTATTTCCTGTTCGTTGTTAGATATCCTGACGTTAAAAAAGAGAATGACTGAAAAACAGTTGAAGATACGGCAGCAGGCATATGCATTAACGCTCTGTACGGTTGTATTCATGGTGGTTTACAATTTTTGCACCTGGTATGCTTCTTCTTTGGATCACATACCATCATTCACCTTTGATTTCGAAAAGTCAATTCCATTTGTGCCCTGGTCTATTATTCCTTATATGGCAGGCGGTCTTTTTTTCTGCCTGGTATTCTTTTCATGTAAGGATAAATATCAATTAAAGATATTAACATGGAGAATGCTTTTTGTCATTATTACGGCAGGAATATTTTTCATCACGATTCCTTTACGGTTCTCATTTCCTAAGCCTGAAGTTTCCCATGCGCTTTTAAGGATGCCTTTTTCATTTTTAAAAACATTTGATTCGCCTTTTAACCAATCGCCGTCGCTCCACATTGCCTTTGCCTTTATATTCTGGTCGGTATTTAAAGACCTGTCCAAATGGCGGATTTTCCTGATGATCTGGCTGATCCTTCTGGGAATTTCAACACTTACCACTTATCAGCATCATATGATGGATATTTTAACCGGAGCCATTCTTGCACACCTCAGCTTTATTATCATTCCTTACCGCAGGCATGATCCCACGTACCGGAACCTCCGGACCGCCAATGCTTATTTTCTGGCTGGGCTGATCTTTACCTTGGCGGCGTTGCTGTGTCATAAATATGTTGGAACTGAAGGACTAATCCTTCTCTTACCTGCATTGGTGATGATAATTGCGGGTTACTGTTACCAGAAAAAAATGAATCAGGAAACCCCGGTAGCATCATAA
- the radA gene encoding DNA repair protein RadA, giving the protein MAKLRTAYFCQNCGAQYSQWMGQCKSCGEWNTLVEEVVEKPSNRNLPSARSKQHVINIIEVETSEEPRIKTPSEELNRVLGGGIVLGSVTLIGGEPGIGKSTLLLQLALKMKKKIFYVSGEESASQIKMRADRLTEIQNPNCFLFTETSLEKILQEAKKLDPDFIIIDSIQTLQSQLIESSPGTVSQIRECSNEIIKYAKENNTPVFLVGHITKDGQIAGPKVLEHMVDVVLNFDGDRNHLFRLLRANKNRFGSTAEIGIYEMVSQGLKEIKNPSEILITKKSEELSGNSVAVTLEGNRPMLLEIQALVSTAVYGTPQRSSTGFDSKRLNMLLAVLEKRAGFQLGAKDVFLNITGGIKTDDPALDLAVVASILSSNEDIAVSEHYCFAGEIGLSGEIRPIAQAEQRITEAEKLGYEKIFISNLNKLPKKKFGIKIEEVSKIEDFHERLF; this is encoded by the coding sequence ATGGCAAAATTAAGAACAGCATATTTCTGTCAGAACTGTGGTGCACAGTACTCTCAGTGGATGGGACAGTGTAAAAGCTGCGGAGAATGGAATACTTTGGTGGAAGAAGTTGTTGAGAAACCGTCTAACAGGAACCTTCCTTCTGCCAGATCCAAACAACACGTCATCAATATCATTGAGGTAGAAACCAGCGAAGAACCCCGTATTAAAACGCCTTCCGAGGAACTCAACAGGGTTTTGGGCGGAGGAATTGTCCTTGGATCGGTGACCCTCATAGGCGGTGAGCCGGGAATCGGAAAGTCTACCCTGCTGCTGCAGCTGGCCCTGAAGATGAAGAAAAAAATCTTCTATGTTTCCGGTGAGGAAAGCGCTTCACAGATTAAGATGAGAGCCGACAGGTTAACGGAAATCCAGAATCCGAACTGTTTCCTGTTTACAGAAACCTCACTGGAAAAAATACTTCAGGAAGCAAAAAAGCTGGATCCTGACTTTATCATCATTGATTCCATACAGACTTTGCAGTCACAGCTGATCGAAAGTTCACCCGGTACCGTATCGCAGATCAGGGAGTGCTCCAATGAGATTATTAAATATGCCAAAGAAAACAATACGCCGGTATTCCTGGTGGGGCATATCACCAAAGACGGACAGATTGCAGGACCGAAAGTACTGGAACATATGGTAGACGTCGTATTGAATTTCGATGGCGACCGTAACCACCTTTTCAGGTTGTTAAGGGCTAATAAAAACCGTTTCGGTTCTACAGCCGAGATCGGGATCTACGAAATGGTTTCCCAGGGACTGAAAGAAATCAAAAATCCGTCTGAGATCCTGATCACCAAAAAATCCGAGGAACTTTCCGGAAATTCGGTGGCGGTAACTTTGGAGGGAAACCGGCCGATGCTGCTGGAAATCCAGGCCTTGGTCAGTACTGCTGTCTATGGAACACCTCAACGGAGCTCTACCGGCTTCGATTCAAAAAGGCTGAACATGCTTCTCGCTGTCCTGGAAAAAAGAGCAGGTTTCCAGCTGGGAGCCAAGGATGTCTTCCTGAATATTACCGGAGGCATAAAGACGGATGATCCGGCACTGGATCTGGCAGTTGTTGCCTCTATCCTGTCTTCCAATGAGGACATTGCAGTATCTGAGCATTACTGTTTTGCCGGAGAAATTGGGCTGAGTGGGGAAATCCGGCCTATTGCACAGGCCGAACAGAGGATTACCGAAGCCGAAAAATTAGGCTATGAGAAAATTTTTATTTCCAATTTAAATAAACTGCCAAAGAAGAAATTCGGGATTAAAATTGAAGAAGTGAGCAAGATTGAAGATTTTCATGAAAGATTATTTTAA
- a CDS encoding YceI family protein gives MKKVFLTFVFAFLSVVSFAQTVWQVDPMHSSVNFNIKHMGISFVQGRFDKFDGKVTAKANGLDGASMSFMVDVNSINTNVEMRDKHLKSADFFDAEKYPQMTFESTSLTKGKNNSYVLKGKLKIKDVVKEVSVPVTFGGITKNQQGKEVMGFQAAFKVNRLDYNIKYDPTGAGVAKDVDVNLYFELIRQ, from the coding sequence ATGAAAAAAGTATTTTTAACTTTTGTATTTGCCTTTTTAAGCGTGGTAAGCTTTGCCCAGACTGTATGGCAGGTAGATCCGATGCATTCTTCAGTAAATTTCAATATCAAGCATATGGGCATCAGCTTTGTGCAGGGGAGATTTGATAAGTTCGACGGGAAGGTTACGGCTAAAGCAAACGGTCTTGACGGTGCTTCCATGTCTTTCATGGTAGATGTGAATTCAATCAACACCAATGTTGAAATGAGGGATAAGCATCTGAAAAGCGCCGATTTCTTTGATGCTGAAAAATATCCGCAGATGACTTTTGAATCTACTTCTCTTACCAAAGGAAAAAATAATTCTTATGTGTTAAAAGGGAAACTGAAGATTAAAGATGTTGTGAAGGAAGTCAGTGTTCCGGTAACATTCGGAGGGATCACCAAAAACCAGCAGGGAAAAGAGGTGATGGGCTTCCAGGCTGCATTTAAAGTAAACCGTCTGGATTATAATATCAAATATGATCCTACCGGAGCGGGCGTAGCCAAAGATGTTGATGTCAATCTTTATTTTGAATTAATCAGACAATAG